ACTTATCGAGATTATAATATTCCTCAGGTTTGTCGAATACCTCGCGGTTTACATAGTCAATTACACGATCCCACTGTCCTGCTTCTACGCTTTTTATTATGAAATCATTTTCCCGCACCGTATCCCCGAATTTTTCGAAGAACATCCGGTCGATTTTCATTCCCTCAAAACCGATAACCTCTTCCTTTATAGATGCGAGAATGTCCGCACCCAAATGCTCGTAAGCGCCGCAAACCACCACCGGACCGTCTTTTCCTTCTCTTTCTTTACTTTTGTTTTTGAACTTGGGAAGCTTCAGAACCTCATCGTAGTTGAATTTCTCCTCGAAATACTCGCAGGTTGCGAAGAAATCGAAGAGCTTGAATGTGGTTTTCTGCGGCTGCACTATGCCATCCTTGAAGCTATCGTCGAAAAGCTGTTCAAGAAAATTGTGCTTGCGGGTTCCGCGGCCTTTGATCTGAATGAAGTCGGTTGGTGAAAAAATTGGCCGAAACAGACCAAGGTTTAAGATATCAGTACAATCATACCCGGTAGTCATCATACCGACTGTAACGCAGATACGTGCCTTGCTGGTCTTATATGCGGGCAAAAAATTAGCTGAACCGAGCAGGTTGTTGTTGGTAAAATTGATGGTGAATTGCTGGGCATCGGGAATCTTTGAGGTGACCTGCACGGCAAAGTCAGACTGGTATTTGCCTGGAAACATACGGTTGGCCATTTGGTTGAGAATCTGCACAAGTTTAGATGCATGATCCTGGCTTACAGCGAAGATTATGGACTTTCCTATTTCGCTGCTGACCGGATCACGCAGAGCGTTTTCCAGGAAAGTCTTGCAGAATAACTGGTTGGTGGCTTCGGCAAAGAAGCGTTTCTCAAACTCACGCTGTTTGAAGGCTTCCTTTTGGTCTTCACCGGCATCGTCGGTGAAAGAGACGATAAACCCTTCTTTGGAAAGCAATTCAGTAGTGATCTCGGTACGGGCATCCACTACTGTTGGGTTAATCAAAAAACCCTCTTTTACTCCATCAAGCAACGAATAGCGGTAAGTAGGCTGACTATTTTCACAACCGAATGTGCGGTATGTATCCAGCATCAGCCGTCGCTCTGCTTCGCGCGGATCTCGGGTAGTGGAAGTTGTCTTGTTAAATCGTTTGAGATAGTCGCGTGGAGTGGCGGTTAGACCGAGTTTATAACCAATGAAATAGTCGAATACGGCACGGGCATTACCGCCGATGGAACGGTGAGCCTCATCAGAGATTACAAGGTCAAAATCGGTCGGTGAGAAGAGCCTCTGGTATTTGTTGTTGAAGAGCAGCGACTGCACCGTGGTAACAACGATTTCAGCCCGCCGCCAGTCATCACGATTTTCTTTGTAAATTACTGTCTGAAAATCGGCAGACAGCAGCGCCTTAAAGGCCTTTCTGGCCTGGTCTTCCAGTTCTAAACGATCCACCAGAAAAAGAACGCGCCTGGCATTGCCGGACTTAAGAAAGAGCTTGATTACTGCGGCGGCTGTGAGCGTCTTTCCCGTACCTGTAGCCATCTCGAAAAGGAATCGGTCTTTACCATCCTTAACTGCCCTTTGCAGGGAATAAATAGCCTTCAATTGATAGGGCCGCAAAAAACGCAATTTGTTGGTCTGGATATATCCGGGACGCTCAGCCTCGTTACGCCACGCTGCTTCAGATTGGTAGTTCGGGCGTTGGGTCAGCACGATGTAGTCATCGCCGACCTGATCATTGACGAGGCGTTTCGGGTTGGGGGTCACTTGCTGATAGCCGGTCACAGAATCCGGTGTGGGAAAGGATGTAATAATGTATGGGTTGCCTCGCTCCAGATCCCAGAAGTAATGCAGGTTGCCGTTTGAAAGGATCACGAAGCGGCAATTCATGGATCTGGCATATTTGCGGGCCTGTTCCTTACCAATGAGTGGATTCTTGTCTTCTGATTTGGCCTCAAGAATAATGAGAGGAAAGCCTTTTGCATCCAGCATCAAAAAATCAATAAAGCCCTTCTTCGTCTTCTCGAAGTTTTCTCCAAGCGCTTCAAGATCTGAGGACTTGATTGTCACGCTTGGTTCAAGGCAGATGTTGGCGGGTATATTCCCCTCCGCAAAAAAACGCCAACCTGCTGATTCGAGCAGCTTGTTTATCTTGATACGGGCTGTGGCTTCTTTGTTTGCCATTCGGTTTCCCAGTTGTTGCTATGTTTGCTTAAGCGTATAACATGCTAAATATATATAGTATTTCAAATCAGATTCTGAAAAAATATGTTCATAGAGCAGCCTGTTCTTTACACCAATATTAAATTATAAGCAAATAAGTTCTATTGAAAGAGGATGATAGCTATAGGTTGGTAAACTAATAAAGGTAAGGGGGAAGGGTTATTATGATAATCGCTATAATAAAAAATCCCGTGTAAACCGATACACGGGATTTTTAAAGTACGTCAAGGGCACATCTTTACTATTCTTATATTTAAAATTTTACAACAAGATCAGCCTGAAGTATCTGCTGGTCTTTATCATCTGCTGCGGATTTTTTGATTTCTTTTGTGTTGTAGTAATCAAGACCCAAGCTGACATTTTTGCTTATACCGAATACAAGTTCAGCTTCATGTCCCTTTGCATTTGTTGCACCGCCATAAAAATCACTGTCAGGCATAAAATCAGGCCATGCATCTCTTTCAAGACGTCTGTAATTATATTTTACCTGCCAGTCACCAAGTTCTTTTACCTTTTTATGGCCGAATTTAAAACCGGCCAGCCAGCCTTTGTCATCTTTTTTGCCGTAAATATTTTTATCATCCACATTTATGGCTTGAACATATTGTCCAAATACTGCCGCATAAGGAATGGGGCCGGGTATCTTAGTTATGCCGAATTCAAGATCCGCTGCCAATGCGTCATGGTCATATTCCCAGTTTCCGGCTGTATCTGTTGAGTTAGTGCCGATTCCGGCAGCACCACCTGCAGTCCAGTCATTGCCATGTACATCCTGAAATTCATAATAGCTTGCTGCTGCTTTAATATACATGCTGGCGGGCAGCTTCACTTTTATACCAGGCTGGACAACAATCATATAAGGGTCATTGGCTTTACTGCTGAATTCTTCCAATACGAAACCGCCTAATGTTCCGAATATTTCTATGGTCTCTGACGCATCATAATTAAAAGCAATTGCGGCTCCTTCCGGAGTTATATCACCGTCCCACATAAGATCTTTTGTTCCCCATATAGGATTTTTAAATTTTCCAAGCCACAGGTTTGCCCATTTGACCGGACTGTATTTAGCATATGCGTAATCAAGCATGATATCCTTAGAGCTGAAATCATCCTGGAGAGTCTGGTTGGTTGAACGCGGATCATCTGATCCGGTTGCCAGGCCAAAGCCAGCTGTCCATTGATCGTTTACTTTTGATTCAACTCCAAATCTTAATCTTACACGACCTCTGTTCCGGTCAACTTTACTATCATTTGTTTTATCTTCGTGCTGATATCTGGCTCTTACATCCCCTTTGAATTTTGTGTTTTCTACCCATTTGGGCAGGTCAAAACCTGAGGCTGCAACCACCTTTTTTTCTTCCTCTGCCTGCATTTGTGTTATAAGTTCTTCGGCTTCGGATCTTGTAAGAATGTTTTTTTCAACCAGTTTGTTTATCAGCTTGTCATTACTACCCGCCCATGATGGACTGATGACGAATACCGATAATGCAATTAAAGATAATACCGTTAAACATAATTTTTTCATCTTCCTTTACTCCTTATATAGTTTATTATAAATTTAAGAAACCTCAAGAAATGAGGTAACTTCCACCCCCTCATT
This genomic interval from Pseudomonadota bacterium contains the following:
- a CDS encoding DEAD/DEAH box helicase family protein, producing MANKEATARIKINKLLESAGWRFFAEGNIPANICLEPSVTIKSSDLEALGENFEKTKKGFIDFLMLDAKGFPLIILEAKSEDKNPLIGKEQARKYARSMNCRFVILSNGNLHYFWDLERGNPYIITSFPTPDSVTGYQQVTPNPKRLVNDQVGDDYIVLTQRPNYQSEAAWRNEAERPGYIQTNKLRFLRPYQLKAIYSLQRAVKDGKDRFLFEMATGTGKTLTAAAVIKLFLKSGNARRVLFLVDRLELEDQARKAFKALLSADFQTVIYKENRDDWRRAEIVVTTVQSLLFNNKYQRLFSPTDFDLVISDEAHRSIGGNARAVFDYFIGYKLGLTATPRDYLKRFNKTTSTTRDPREAERRLMLDTYRTFGCENSQPTYRYSLLDGVKEGFLINPTVVDARTEITTELLSKEGFIVSFTDDAGEDQKEAFKQREFEKRFFAEATNQLFCKTFLENALRDPVSSEIGKSIIFAVSQDHASKLVQILNQMANRMFPGKYQSDFAVQVTSKIPDAQQFTINFTNNNLLGSANFLPAYKTSKARICVTVGMMTTGYDCTDILNLGLFRPIFSPTDFIQIKGRGTRKHNFLEQLFDDSFKDGIVQPQKTTFKLFDFFATCEYFEEKFNYDEVLKLPKFKNKSKEREGKDGPVVVCGAYEHLGADILASIKEEVIGFEGMKIDRMFFEKFGDTVRENDFIIKSVEAGQWDRVIDYVNREVFDKPEEYYNLDKLRKAAAVDRRLTLREILEKIFGLIPSFKSKDELLEEEFAKFVADTKPEEPEAIPAIKTFFKAYVTSDQVRHIIESKHFTDLATNPVFSTRDFRAVPEKYRKIIPEYVKDYVSLNQFAA
- a CDS encoding putative porin, with the translated sequence MKKLCLTVLSLIALSVFVISPSWAGSNDKLINKLVEKNILTRSEAEELITQMQAEEEKKVVAASGFDLPKWVENTKFKGDVRARYQHEDKTNDSKVDRNRGRVRLRFGVESKVNDQWTAGFGLATGSDDPRSTNQTLQDDFSSKDIMLDYAYAKYSPVKWANLWLGKFKNPIWGTKDLMWDGDITPEGAAIAFNYDASETIEIFGTLGGFVLEEFSSKANDPYMIVVQPGIKVKLPASMYIKAAASYYEFQDVHGNDWTAGGAAGIGTNSTDTAGNWEYDHDALAADLEFGITKIPGPIPYAAVFGQYVQAINVDDKNIYGKKDDKGWLAGFKFGHKKVKELGDWQVKYNYRRLERDAWPDFMPDSDFYGGATNAKGHEAELVFGISKNVSLGLDYYNTKEIKKSAADDKDQQILQADLVVKF